One Mangrovimonas cancribranchiae DNA segment encodes these proteins:
- a CDS encoding electron transfer flavoprotein subunit beta/FixA family protein: MKILVCISHVPDTTSKINFTDGDTKFDTNGVQFVINPNDEFGLTRAMWFKEKQGASVDVVNVGGPETEPTLRKALAIGADTAVRVNTEAKDGMQVAKELAKVVQDGSYDLVIAGRESIDYNGGMVPGMLAALLDANFVNNCISLEVDGTSAKAIREIDGGKESVSTSLPLVIGGQKGLVEESDLRIPNMRGIMMARKKPLNVVEPTSASAETASVSFEKPAPKGDVKLVDADNVGELVNLLHNEAKVI; the protein is encoded by the coding sequence ATGAAAATATTAGTATGTATTAGCCACGTGCCTGATACGACTTCAAAAATCAACTTTACCGATGGTGATACAAAATTTGACACTAACGGTGTTCAGTTTGTGATTAATCCTAACGACGAATTTGGTCTTACTCGTGCCATGTGGTTTAAGGAAAAACAAGGTGCTAGTGTAGATGTTGTTAATGTTGGCGGTCCAGAAACCGAACCAACCCTTAGAAAAGCCCTAGCTATTGGAGCTGATACTGCTGTAAGAGTAAATACCGAAGCTAAAGATGGTATGCAAGTTGCCAAAGAATTGGCTAAAGTAGTACAAGATGGCAGTTACGATTTAGTGATTGCTGGTCGTGAATCCATTGATTATAACGGTGGAATGGTTCCAGGAATGTTAGCCGCTTTATTAGATGCCAATTTTGTAAATAACTGCATTAGCCTTGAAGTTGACGGCACGTCAGCAAAGGCCATTCGTGAAATTGATGGCGGAAAAGAGTCTGTTTCTACGTCTTTACCCCTAGTTATTGGCGGGCAAAAAGGTTTGGTTGAAGAAAGCGACCTTCGTATTCCTAATATGCGAGGTATTATGATGGCTAGAAAAAAACCGCTTAATGTAGTTGAACCAACAAGTGCATCAGCTGAAACAGCTTCTGTATCGTTTGAAAAACCAGCACCAAAAGGTGATGTAAAATTAGTAGATGCAGACAATGTAGGTGAGTTAGTGAATTTACTTCACAACGAGGCTAAAGTAATATAA
- a CDS encoding DUF5686 family protein gives MKFNLLITYLMLCSCAIFAQTKVGGYVYDDLGEPAAYANVFFKNSSEGTITDENGRFYLESDNTWKTLMVTYVGYENIEYPLEKRVNYDLKFTLQEEADALQEVVIVTGKQSKDENENPAIAILKKIWQRKRKNGLNKFKQYKYDKYEKVEFDLNNVDSALMESRIFKGMEFIFNEVDTSRVTGKTYLPIFINESVSEVYGDNNLNKEKEKLKGNKNSGFENNQFVVDFIEDLYSDYSVYDNYLKFFDKSFVSPISRTGINTYNYVLSDSTFIDNKWCYNIIYYPRRKNELTFKGDFWVADTTYAIKEINMHASKSANINWVKDIYIEQEFEVLNDSVFLIKRDYFMSDFSFQKKESSRGVYGKRTTLYDNYEFDKEKAESFYNKDVFNPNDEAYSRDETFWNENRMEELNTDEKGVYKMLDTLKTVKKFKRLYNLGTVLVSGYVEFDELNFDYGPIFSTVGYNDVEGLRLRTGGRTYFGTNDMWRVEGFTAYGFKDEKFKYGITGKWLINKRNRLIVSAGYRQDVEQIGASLTTSTDILGRSLISSSIIGTGINDKLTTISVTGAALELEPAKNLIFRVTGSYRTLESASPTFSLDYFDETGGIRSHIKQFETSLSLSYFPNRRMSGYGVERLISNDYYTSLFAQVTRGDKGVFGSDFDYTKVQFSFMQPWRIGGFGVLYSTVEAGKIFGDVPLGLLSVVPGNQSYFSIYNTFSQMDYYEFVTDTYTTLHLQHNFNGRLFSRIPLLRKLNLREIVSIRGVWGDISNNNIALSQPALSTLNYNSLTASAIAPKDRVYWEYSFGVGNIFKVFRLDFNFRGNYLERPNARKFGVTGSFGFNF, from the coding sequence ATGAAATTTAATCTACTTATAACATATTTGATGTTGTGTTCTTGTGCAATTTTTGCGCAAACCAAAGTTGGTGGCTATGTCTATGACGATTTAGGCGAGCCGGCTGCTTACGCCAATGTGTTTTTTAAAAATTCTTCAGAAGGAACCATTACTGATGAAAACGGAAGATTTTACCTAGAGTCCGATAACACATGGAAAACACTTATGGTAACTTACGTAGGGTATGAAAATATAGAATATCCTCTGGAAAAGCGTGTTAACTACGATTTAAAATTCACTTTACAAGAAGAAGCCGATGCGTTACAAGAAGTGGTTATTGTTACTGGAAAACAATCTAAAGACGAAAATGAAAACCCAGCCATTGCCATATTAAAAAAAATATGGCAACGAAAACGTAAAAATGGTTTAAATAAATTTAAGCAGTATAAGTACGACAAGTATGAGAAAGTTGAATTCGATTTAAATAATGTAGATAGCGCCTTAATGGAAAGTCGCATTTTTAAAGGCATGGAATTTATTTTTAACGAAGTAGATACCTCGCGGGTTACAGGAAAAACATATCTTCCTATTTTTATTAACGAGTCGGTTAGTGAAGTCTATGGCGACAATAACTTAAATAAAGAAAAAGAAAAGCTTAAAGGCAATAAAAATTCAGGCTTTGAAAACAACCAATTTGTAGTTGATTTTATAGAAGACCTTTATTCCGATTATAGTGTTTACGATAACTACTTGAAATTCTTCGATAAAAGCTTTGTTAGCCCTATTTCTAGAACAGGAATTAATACCTACAACTATGTGTTATCTGATAGTACATTTATTGATAATAAATGGTGCTACAACATTATATATTACCCTAGACGAAAAAACGAATTAACCTTTAAAGGTGATTTTTGGGTGGCCGACACGACGTACGCCATTAAAGAGATTAATATGCACGCCTCTAAAAGTGCAAACATTAACTGGGTAAAAGATATTTATATAGAGCAGGAGTTTGAAGTGTTAAATGATAGTGTTTTCCTAATAAAACGCGATTATTTTATGTCCGATTTTTCATTTCAGAAAAAAGAATCTTCTCGTGGTGTGTATGGAAAGCGTACAACCTTATACGATAATTACGAGTTCGATAAAGAAAAGGCAGAAAGCTTTTATAATAAAGACGTGTTTAACCCTAACGATGAAGCCTATTCTCGCGATGAAACATTCTGGAATGAAAACCGAATGGAGGAATTAAATACAGATGAAAAAGGTGTTTATAAAATGTTAGATACCTTAAAAACCGTAAAAAAATTTAAAAGACTTTATAACTTAGGAACCGTTTTAGTGTCTGGATATGTGGAGTTTGATGAGCTTAATTTCGATTATGGCCCTATTTTTTCAACTGTAGGCTATAATGATGTTGAAGGTTTACGACTTAGAACAGGAGGAAGAACCTATTTTGGAACTAACGATATGTGGCGAGTTGAAGGTTTTACAGCCTATGGATTTAAAGATGAAAAATTCAAGTATGGTATAACTGGAAAATGGTTAATCAACAAAAGGAATAGATTAATTGTTTCAGCAGGTTACCGGCAAGATGTCGAGCAAATAGGAGCTAGTCTTACCACATCAACCGATATTTTAGGAAGAAGTCTTATTTCGTCCTCTATTATAGGAACAGGAATAAATGATAAACTTACAACTATATCGGTAACAGGAGCGGCATTAGAGCTAGAACCAGCAAAAAATCTTATTTTTAGAGTCACAGGAAGTTATAGAACGCTCGAATCTGCTTCACCAACATTTAGTTTAGATTATTTTGATGAAACAGGAGGAATCAGATCGCATATAAAACAATTTGAAACCAGCTTATCGTTATCCTATTTTCCAAATAGAAGAATGTCTGGTTATGGTGTAGAACGATTAATATCAAACGACTATTATACCAGTTTATTTGCGCAAGTAACTCGAGGCGATAAAGGCGTATTTGGAAGCGATTTCGATTATACCAAAGTACAATTTTCATTTATGCAACCTTGGCGAATAGGAGGTTTTGGAGTATTGTATTCTACTGTTGAAGCAGGAAAAATATTTGGCGATGTGCCTTTAGGGCTTTTAAGCGTGGTACCAGGAAACCAATCATACTTCTCAATTTATAATACATTTTCACAAATGGATTATTACGAGTTTGTAACAGATACTTATACAACATTACATTTACAACATAACTTTAACGGGCGTCTTTTTTCGAGAATACCTTTATTAAGAAAGCTAAACTTACGTGAAATAGTTAGTATAAGAGGTGTTTGGGGCGATATTTCAAACAATAATATTGCTTTAAGTCAACCAGCCTTATCTACGCTAAACTACAACTCATTAACAGCAAGTGCTATTGCTCCAAAAGATAGGGTTTACTGGGAATATAGCTTTGGTGTAGGCAATATCTTTAAGGTGTTTAGATTAGATTTTAATTTTAGAGGAAATTACCTAGAACGTCCCAATGCAAGAAAATTTGGTGTAACAGGAAGTTTTGGGTTTAATTTTTAA
- a CDS encoding pyruvate dehydrogenase complex E1 component subunit beta, whose translation MKTIQFREAVAEAMSEEMRRDDSIYLMGEEVAEYNGAYKASKGMLDEFGPKRVIDTPIAELGFAGIGVGSAMNGNRPIIEFMTFNFSLVGIDQIINNAAKIRQMSGGQFNCPIVFRGPTASAGQLAATHSQAFESWYANCPGLKVVVPSNPHDAKGLLKSAIRDDDPVIFMESEQMYGDKGEVPEGEYLIPLGVADIKRKGDDVTIVSFGKIIKEAYKAADELEKEGISCEIIDLRTVRPMDHEAILNSVKKTNRLVILEEAWPFGNIATEITYQVQSKAFDYLDAPIEKINTADTPAPYSPVLLEEWLPNSNDVIKAVKKVLYK comes from the coding sequence ATGAAAACAATTCAATTTAGAGAAGCTGTAGCTGAAGCCATGAGCGAGGAAATGCGTCGCGACGATAGCATTTACTTAATGGGTGAAGAAGTAGCAGAATATAATGGAGCATACAAAGCATCTAAAGGCATGTTGGATGAGTTTGGTCCAAAACGTGTTATTGATACGCCAATTGCTGAGCTTGGTTTTGCAGGAATAGGTGTTGGATCTGCTATGAATGGTAATAGACCTATTATAGAGTTTATGACGTTTAATTTCTCTTTAGTAGGGATTGATCAAATTATAAATAACGCAGCAAAAATACGTCAAATGTCGGGCGGGCAATTTAACTGTCCAATTGTATTTCGTGGCCCAACAGCCTCTGCTGGACAACTTGCAGCAACGCACTCTCAAGCTTTTGAAAGTTGGTATGCCAACTGCCCAGGATTAAAAGTTGTTGTGCCTTCAAACCCACATGATGCAAAAGGATTGTTAAAATCAGCTATACGTGATGATGATCCTGTAATTTTTATGGAAAGTGAACAGATGTATGGCGATAAAGGTGAAGTGCCAGAAGGCGAATATTTAATTCCATTAGGCGTTGCAGATATTAAACGTAAAGGGGATGATGTTACGATTGTATCTTTTGGAAAAATCATAAAAGAAGCCTACAAAGCGGCAGACGAATTGGAGAAAGAAGGCATTTCTTGTGAGATTATTGATTTACGAACCGTAAGACCAATGGATCATGAAGCGATTTTAAATTCAGTAAAGAAAACAAATCGATTAGTGATTTTAGAAGAAGCTTGGCCTTTTGGAAACATTGCAACAGAGATTACTTATCAAGTGCAATCTAAAGCATTTGATTATTTAGATGCGCCAATTGAAAAAATAAATACAGCCGATACCCCAGCACCATATTCGCCCGTTTTATTAGAAGAGTGGTTGCCTAACAGTAACGACGTAATTAAGGCTGTGAAGAAGGTATTATATAAATAA
- a CDS encoding deoxynucleoside kinase, which translates to MHFAVAGNIGAGKTTLTKLLAKHYAWEPQLEDVVDNPYLDDFYNQMERWSFNLQVYFLNSRFRQVLQIRESGKDIIQDRTIYEDAHIFAPNLHAMGLMTNRDFENYRSLFDLMEELVQGPDLLIYLRSSIPNLVKQIHKRGRDYENSISIDYLSRLNERYEAWIHGYEKGKLLIVDVDDLDFVSKPEDLGNIINKIDAEINGLF; encoded by the coding sequence ATGCACTTTGCTGTAGCAGGAAATATTGGCGCAGGTAAAACAACGCTAACCAAACTTTTAGCTAAACACTATGCTTGGGAACCTCAATTAGAAGACGTTGTTGACAACCCTTATTTAGACGATTTTTATAACCAAATGGAACGTTGGAGTTTTAATTTACAAGTGTACTTTTTAAATTCTCGGTTTAGACAAGTCCTTCAAATTAGAGAAAGTGGTAAAGACATTATTCAAGATAGAACCATTTACGAAGATGCTCATATTTTTGCACCCAATTTGCATGCCATGGGCCTAATGACAAATAGAGACTTTGAGAACTACCGTTCATTGTTTGATTTAATGGAAGAACTTGTACAAGGTCCCGATTTATTAATTTACTTAAGAAGCTCTATCCCTAACTTAGTAAAACAAATTCATAAACGTGGTAGAGATTACGAAAACTCAATAAGCATTGATTATTTAAGTAGACTAAATGAACGTTACGAAGCCTGGATTCATGGCTATGAAAAAGGCAAATTACTTATTGTTGATGTTGATGATTTAGACTTTGTTTCTAAACCAGAAGATTTAGGCAATATTATAAATAAAATAGATGCCGAAATAAACGGTTTATTTTAA
- a CDS encoding sodium-translocating pyrophosphatase, which yields MESNMIFVPMVLAIVGLLFMFVKMSWVKKQAPGDERMQSISKSIKEGALAFLGAEYRLLLVFVVIAAIALGIISMLVDTTHWIIIVAFVLGAFFSALAGNVGMRIATEANARTAEAAKTSLPNALKVSFGGGTVMGLGVAGLAVLGLSLLFFIFVKMFVTGEASFYSEMTIALEALAGFSLGAESIALFARVGGGIYTKAADVGADLVGKVEAGIPEDDPRNPATIADNVGDNVGDVAGMGADLFGSYVATVLAAMVLGNYVIKDMSVNGPFTDSFNNMGPILLPLVIAGVGVLASIIGTFLVKISNNEAKEPQVQKALDTGNWIAIVLTLIASFGLIKYMLPETMSMKFFGEGYVEVSSMNVFWSACIGLAVGALISVVTAHYTSLGKKPVLDIVKNSSTGAATNIIAGLAVGMKSTFLSVILFAAAIYGSYTLAGFYGVALAASAMMATTAMQLAIDAFGPIADNAGGVAEMSELESHVRERTDILDSVGNTTAAVGKGFAIASAALTALALFAAYVTFTGIDGINIFKADVLAMLFVGGMIPVIFSALAMQSVGKAAMEMVKEVRRQFKEIPGIMEGTATPEYAKCVDISTKAALREMIVPGLITIITPIIIGLIFGAEPLGGYMAGVCVSGVMWAIFQNNAGGAWDNAKKSFEAGVEIDGKMEYKGSDAHKAAVTGDTVGDPFKDTSGPSMNILIKLTCLVGLVIAPILGGHSTEEGMAQLTTEEVVEVKNDEIKKVLVDLKVINEDMAKASVKTKTIPSGGGEPVITETVISGTKEEVLKKIDELKEEATSFHQTGDAAKKQ from the coding sequence ATGGAATCAAATATGATTTTTGTACCTATGGTGTTAGCCATAGTAGGCCTACTGTTTATGTTCGTGAAAATGTCTTGGGTAAAAAAGCAGGCGCCTGGAGATGAAAGAATGCAAAGTATATCTAAATCAATTAAAGAAGGTGCATTAGCCTTTCTTGGAGCCGAATATAGATTGCTCTTAGTATTTGTTGTTATAGCGGCTATAGCTTTAGGTATTATTTCAATGTTAGTAGATACAACGCATTGGATTATAATAGTCGCCTTTGTGTTAGGAGCATTTTTCTCAGCTTTAGCAGGTAATGTGGGAATGAGAATTGCTACTGAAGCCAATGCGAGAACTGCAGAAGCCGCTAAAACAAGTTTGCCAAATGCACTAAAAGTATCTTTTGGTGGAGGTACTGTTATGGGATTAGGAGTAGCGGGTTTAGCTGTATTAGGATTAAGTTTATTGTTCTTCATTTTTGTAAAAATGTTTGTCACTGGAGAAGCGTCTTTCTATTCTGAAATGACTATTGCTTTAGAAGCCTTAGCAGGATTTTCACTTGGAGCCGAATCTATTGCGTTATTTGCGCGTGTAGGTGGTGGAATTTATACCAAAGCAGCTGATGTAGGTGCCGATTTAGTAGGTAAAGTAGAAGCCGGGATTCCAGAAGACGACCCGCGTAACCCAGCAACAATTGCCGATAATGTTGGAGATAATGTAGGGGATGTTGCCGGTATGGGAGCCGATTTGTTTGGGTCTTATGTCGCTACTGTGTTAGCTGCCATGGTTTTAGGTAATTACGTTATTAAGGATATGTCTGTAAACGGACCATTTACAGATAGTTTCAATAATATGGGACCTATTTTACTGCCGTTAGTTATAGCAGGAGTTGGTGTTTTAGCTTCTATTATAGGAACATTTTTAGTGAAAATTTCTAATAACGAAGCTAAAGAACCTCAAGTACAAAAAGCTTTAGATACAGGAAACTGGATAGCAATTGTGCTAACATTAATAGCTAGTTTTGGATTGATAAAATATATGCTACCTGAAACTATGAGTATGAAGTTCTTTGGAGAAGGCTATGTTGAAGTATCTTCAATGAACGTGTTCTGGTCGGCGTGTATAGGGTTGGCAGTTGGAGCGTTAATTTCTGTAGTTACAGCACATTATACAAGTTTAGGTAAAAAACCTGTTTTAGATATTGTGAAAAATAGTTCAACCGGTGCAGCAACCAATATTATAGCAGGTTTAGCTGTAGGTATGAAATCAACATTTTTATCAGTTATTCTATTTGCTGCTGCAATTTATGGCTCGTATACATTAGCTGGTTTTTATGGTGTCGCTTTAGCGGCTTCGGCCATGATGGCAACAACCGCTATGCAATTAGCTATAGATGCTTTTGGGCCAATTGCCGATAATGCTGGCGGAGTTGCCGAAATGAGTGAGTTAGAATCGCATGTTCGTGAGCGTACAGATATTTTAGATTCCGTTGGAAATACAACAGCTGCCGTTGGTAAAGGATTTGCTATTGCTTCTGCGGCATTAACTGCCTTAGCGTTATTTGCGGCCTATGTAACATTTACAGGGATAGACGGTATTAATATTTTTAAAGCAGATGTTTTAGCTATGCTATTTGTTGGAGGAATGATTCCTGTAATCTTTTCAGCCTTAGCAATGCAATCGGTAGGTAAGGCCGCTATGGAGATGGTAAAAGAAGTGCGTAGGCAGTTTAAAGAAATTCCAGGAATTATGGAAGGAACTGCAACCCCTGAGTATGCTAAATGTGTTGATATTTCTACAAAAGCAGCTTTAAGAGAAATGATTGTTCCTGGCTTAATCACTATTATTACCCCAATTATAATTGGATTAATATTTGGTGCCGAACCATTAGGTGGTTATATGGCAGGTGTTTGTGTATCGGGTGTTATGTGGGCTATTTTCCAAAACAATGCTGGTGGTGCTTGGGATAATGCTAAAAAATCATTTGAAGCTGGTGTAGAAATAGATGGGAAAATGGAATACAAAGGTTCCGATGCCCATAAAGCTGCAGTTACAGGTGATACAGTAGGAGATCCATTCAAAGATACTTCTGGGCCTTCTATGAACATTCTTATAAAATTAACTTGTTTAGTAGGGTTGGTGATTGCTCCTATATTGGGAGGGCATTCAACAGAAGAAGGTATGGCTCAATTAACAACTGAAGAGGTTGTTGAGGTGAAAAACGATGAGATTAAAAAGGTTCTTGTTGATCTAAAAGTTATTAATGAGGATATGGCGAAAGCTTCTGTGAAAACAAAGACAATACCGTCTGGAGGAGGAGAGCCTGTTATTACAGAAACAGTAATTAGTGGGACTAAGGAAGAGGTGCTTAAGAAAATTGACGAGTTAAAAGAAGAAGCAACAAGTTTTCATCAAACAGGTGATGCTGCGAAAAAACAATAA
- a CDS encoding bifunctional nuclease family protein, producing the protein MSLVRLNIKGISYSQTQNGAYALILNEVDGDRKLPIVIGAFEAQSIAIALEKEIRPPRPLTHDLFKSFADRFDIVVKQVIIHKLVDGVFYSSLICERDKIEEIIDARTSDAIALALRFEAPIFTYKNILDKAGIYLKVNPKKEDEETEDSILMDDLVAEELESEAQSSSDNYKDKTLQELHNLLDDAVAKEDYEKAAKIRDEISKR; encoded by the coding sequence ATGAGTTTAGTTCGTCTTAACATAAAAGGAATTTCCTATAGCCAAACCCAAAATGGTGCTTACGCCCTTATTTTAAACGAAGTAGATGGCGACCGGAAACTCCCTATAGTCATTGGCGCTTTCGAAGCACAATCCATCGCCATAGCTTTGGAAAAAGAAATTAGACCGCCAAGACCACTTACCCACGATTTATTTAAAAGTTTCGCCGATAGATTTGATATTGTTGTAAAACAAGTCATTATTCATAAGTTGGTTGATGGTGTATTTTATTCTAGCTTAATTTGTGAACGCGATAAAATTGAAGAAATTATTGATGCTAGAACCAGTGATGCTATTGCATTAGCTCTACGTTTTGAAGCACCTATTTTTACGTATAAAAACATCTTAGACAAAGCTGGTATTTACCTAAAAGTAAATCCAAAAAAAGAAGACGAAGAAACCGAAGACAGTATTTTAATGGATGATTTGGTTGCCGAAGAACTCGAATCTGAAGCACAATCGTCAAGTGACAACTACAAAGACAAAACCTTACAAGAACTTCATAACCTATTGGATGATGCCGTTGCTAAAGAAGACTATGAAAAGGCAGCTAAAATCCGTGATGAAATCTCTAAACGATAA
- a CDS encoding electron transfer flavoprotein subunit alpha/FixB family protein: MSVLVYTESDKGTFKKIALEAASYAKAIADKMETTVTAVTINADDTSVLGNYGVDKVLKVNDSNLDAFNAKSYASVMQQATEKEGAKVVVVSSSADSKYMAPVLAVNLNAGYASNVVEAPSNTAPFTVKRNVFTNKAFANTSIDTDVKVVGLSKNAFGVVEHSASAAEEAFSPSLPESTVNVESVDKVTGKVTIADAEVVVSGGRGLKGPENWGMIEDLADVLGAATACSKPVSDLGWRPHSEHVGQTGKPVASNLYIAVGISGAIQHLAGINASKVKVVINTDPEAPFFKAADYGIVGDAFEVVPKLIEELKTFKAQQ, encoded by the coding sequence ATGTCAGTTTTAGTATATACAGAATCAGATAAAGGAACATTCAAAAAAATAGCATTAGAAGCAGCATCGTATGCAAAAGCTATTGCCGATAAAATGGAAACAACAGTTACCGCAGTTACAATTAACGCCGACGACACCTCGGTTTTAGGCAACTACGGTGTAGACAAAGTATTAAAAGTAAACGACTCCAATCTAGACGCCTTTAACGCTAAGTCTTATGCTAGCGTTATGCAACAAGCTACTGAAAAAGAAGGCGCCAAAGTTGTTGTGGTTAGCTCTAGTGCCGATAGCAAATACATGGCACCTGTTTTAGCTGTAAACCTGAATGCAGGCTATGCTTCTAACGTAGTTGAAGCCCCTTCAAATACAGCGCCATTTACGGTGAAACGTAACGTATTCACGAACAAAGCTTTCGCCAACACATCTATCGATACCGATGTGAAAGTAGTTGGCTTATCTAAAAATGCTTTTGGTGTTGTTGAACATTCAGCAAGTGCTGCTGAAGAAGCATTTTCACCTTCTTTACCAGAATCTACGGTAAATGTAGAATCTGTTGACAAAGTAACAGGTAAAGTAACCATTGCCGATGCAGAAGTTGTAGTGTCTGGTGGCCGCGGACTTAAAGGTCCTGAAAACTGGGGAATGATTGAAGACTTAGCAGATGTACTAGGTGCTGCCACAGCATGTTCTAAACCTGTAAGCGATTTAGGATGGAGACCTCATAGCGAACACGTAGGGCAAACAGGAAAACCAGTAGCATCAAACTTATACATTGCCGTAGGAATTTCGGGAGCTATTCAACATTTAGCTGGAATTAATGCCTCCAAAGTAAAAGTAGTTATCAATACAGATCCAGAAGCACCTTTCTTTAAAGCTGCTGATTATGGTATTGTTGGAGATGCTTTTGAAGTGGTTCCAAAACTTATCGAAGAATTAAAGACATTCAAAGCTCAGCAATAA
- a CDS encoding inorganic diphosphatase, which produces MSNVENKTFDVLIEIPKGSRNKYEYDFELKKIRFDRMLFSSMMYPGDYGFIPETLALDGDPLDVLIMGHQPTFPVCVMEVKPIGVFHMADEKGPDEKLICVPVSDPIWNRYEDLSQLNPHRIKEIEHFFKVYKDLEKKKVDVGGWGDAKEAIEIYNKCVERYNNSEHKEKGNFTI; this is translated from the coding sequence ATGAGTAACGTAGAGAATAAAACGTTTGATGTTTTAATAGAAATTCCAAAAGGAAGTAGAAATAAATATGAATACGATTTTGAATTGAAAAAAATACGATTCGATCGTATGTTATTCTCTTCAATGATGTATCCAGGAGATTATGGGTTTATTCCAGAAACATTAGCATTAGATGGCGATCCATTAGATGTTTTAATTATGGGGCATCAACCTACATTTCCAGTATGTGTTATGGAGGTAAAGCCAATAGGCGTGTTTCATATGGCAGATGAGAAAGGACCAGATGAAAAGTTGATTTGTGTACCAGTTTCAGACCCTATTTGGAACAGATATGAAGATTTAAGTCAATTAAATCCACATAGAATTAAAGAAATCGAGCACTTCTTTAAAGTGTATAAAGACTTAGAAAAGAAGAAAGTTGATGTTGGTGGTTGGGGAGATGCAAAAGAAGCTATCGAAATCTATAATAAATGTGTAGAGCGTTACAATAATAGCGAGCACAAAGAAAAAGGAAATTTCACAATATAG